Proteins encoded in a region of the Anoxybacillus amylolyticus genome:
- a CDS encoding methyl-accepting chemotaxis protein, which translates to MQMTVRKKLIAGFSAVLAVLVAIIAIAYYEMRSVDRQYTQLVNNEVQTLVAVKQLEVIVRKEQGSMRGYLIIGDDTSLTNFNKAHDDYQKLSSQLSPKLEGGQSKVLLDKLNALEQQFYQFGQDVFQLKRQNKVNEYTQLVATKGREITKEFEVAADQLVKMKQKEVNEANQATSKRADAAIIWMMIFGGIALIVGMMVAYYISKIISRPVIAVSEAAKQIASGDLTGKELMVKNRDEIGEMARAFNQMARQLREVIEQVSMNAEQVAASSEQLTASAEQTSKATEQITVTMQDVAAGMEKQVESVGETRHIVEEMSLGVKRIAERSQNATILANGASEKALKGNQSIQLAVTQMNSIDRTVTGLAKVVKNLGERSKQIGQIIEVITGIAEQTNLLALNAAIEAARAGENGRGFAVVADEVRKLAEQSGQSAQQISTLITTIQQETTEAVHSMETAITEVANGIGAIHTAGESFVEIKTAVQEVAGQMKEISSSVKNMLAGAEKIVKAMQLINQNAESAAAGTEEVSAATEEQLAAMEEISASAIALSNMAEELQALIGKFKLS; encoded by the coding sequence ATGCAGATGACAGTGAGGAAAAAATTAATTGCCGGCTTTTCGGCTGTTTTAGCTGTTTTAGTAGCAATTATCGCAATTGCTTATTATGAAATGAGATCGGTTGATCGTCAATATACCCAATTAGTGAATAACGAGGTTCAAACATTGGTTGCTGTAAAACAATTAGAAGTTATTGTTCGAAAAGAGCAGGGTAGCATGCGCGGCTATTTGATCATTGGAGACGATACATCCCTCACTAATTTTAATAAGGCGCACGATGACTATCAAAAATTAAGTAGCCAACTGTCTCCAAAATTAGAGGGTGGACAGTCGAAAGTGCTTTTAGATAAATTAAATGCACTTGAGCAACAGTTTTATCAATTCGGTCAAGACGTGTTTCAGTTAAAGCGACAAAATAAAGTAAATGAGTACACACAGCTAGTGGCAACAAAAGGAAGGGAAATTACGAAAGAATTTGAAGTGGCAGCCGATCAGCTTGTAAAGATGAAGCAAAAAGAAGTTAATGAAGCCAATCAAGCAACGTCTAAAAGGGCAGACGCAGCAATTATATGGATGATGATATTTGGTGGAATTGCTCTTATTGTTGGAATGATGGTTGCTTATTATATTAGTAAGATTATTTCTCGTCCTGTTATCGCTGTTTCAGAAGCAGCTAAACAGATTGCATCAGGGGATTTAACAGGGAAAGAACTTATGGTAAAAAACAGAGATGAAATTGGGGAAATGGCGCGTGCCTTTAACCAGATGGCTCGCCAATTGCGGGAAGTGATTGAGCAAGTATCAATGAATGCTGAGCAAGTGGCGGCTTCTTCAGAGCAATTAACAGCAAGCGCGGAACAAACGAGTAAAGCCACGGAACAAATTACGGTGACAATGCAAGATGTTGCTGCGGGAATGGAAAAACAAGTAGAGAGTGTCGGAGAAACGCGACATATCGTGGAGGAAATGTCTCTTGGTGTGAAGCGTATTGCGGAGCGTTCGCAAAATGCCACCATCCTTGCTAATGGAGCCTCGGAAAAAGCATTGAAAGGTAATCAATCCATTCAATTAGCTGTAACACAAATGAATTCGATTGATCGAACAGTGACAGGGCTCGCGAAAGTTGTAAAAAACTTAGGGGAGCGTTCTAAACAAATCGGCCAAATTATTGAGGTCATTACTGGAATTGCGGAACAAACGAATTTGTTGGCATTAAACGCGGCCATTGAAGCAGCACGAGCGGGAGAAAATGGGCGTGGATTTGCTGTAGTAGCAGATGAGGTACGAAAGTTGGCAGAGCAATCTGGACAATCAGCCCAACAAATTTCGACACTTATTACGACTATTCAACAAGAAACAACGGAGGCAGTGCACTCAATGGAGACGGCAATCACGGAGGTGGCTAACGGAATTGGAGCCATTCATACAGCGGGGGAGTCGTTTGTTGAAATAAAAACGGCCGTTCAAGAAGTAGCAGGACAAATGAAGGAAATTTCTTCTTCCGTGAAGAACATGCTTGCTGGTGCAGAAAAAATCGTGAAGGCGATGCAACTAATCAACCAAAATGCAGAATCTGCCGCTGCTGGCACAGAAGAGGTTTCTGCTGCGACCGAGGAACAGTTAGCAGCAATGGAGGAAATTTCAGCATCTGCAATTGCCCTCTCAAATATGGCAGAAGAGTTGCAAGCGTTAATCGGAAAATTTAAATTATCATAA
- a CDS encoding MDR family MFS transporter, producing MVSIVVAMLVASMDTTIMNTTMPIIAKELGGFSLYAWSFASYMITTTVLSPIAGRLSDLFGRKKVFRVGILLFMVGSLLCGMSQQMVQLVLFRAVQGIGAGFMMPFPAIIAGDLFPIEKRGKIQAFFTAMWGIAAVLAPLLGSVFVDYLSWRWIFYVNIPLCLLALWTLMPYKEVYEPKRAAVDYFGALLFASAISLLLLVTVVDSHQAVYAVIGVLLLVMFYMYEKKQPSPLVPLSLVHHQTLKWININGFIGCMALFGTASYIPLFLQQIAHKSVLVSGVVLLGMSIGWMIVAVPAGKWILKYGYRRLMIIGNVLLVLCGILLALLEQESSFFYIFIAMLIQGLSFGLTSTVGVIGSQQLAHTHEKGIATSFFMFCRNVGTAVGVTIMGAFLTKASDIMTGIHHLFLFGFVGSIAAAVTSFFIYEMSSNDRNHIMKREMV from the coding sequence ATGGTGAGCATCGTAGTGGCGATGCTTGTCGCGTCGATGGACACGACGATTATGAATACGACGATGCCAATTATTGCAAAAGAATTAGGAGGATTTTCGCTTTATGCATGGTCGTTCGCTTCGTACATGATTACAACGACCGTTTTGTCGCCAATTGCTGGGCGATTGTCCGATTTATTTGGACGAAAGAAAGTGTTTCGAGTTGGAATTTTGTTGTTTATGGTCGGCTCTTTGTTGTGCGGCATGTCGCAACAAATGGTGCAGCTCGTGTTGTTTCGTGCAGTGCAAGGAATTGGCGCAGGCTTTATGATGCCGTTTCCAGCGATTATTGCTGGCGATTTATTTCCAATTGAAAAACGTGGAAAAATTCAAGCGTTTTTTACGGCGATGTGGGGCATTGCCGCAGTACTTGCGCCGCTATTAGGTTCGGTGTTTGTAGACTACTTATCATGGCGCTGGATTTTTTATGTCAATATCCCGCTTTGTTTGTTGGCGTTATGGACGCTCATGCCCTATAAAGAAGTGTATGAGCCGAAACGTGCCGCGGTGGATTATTTCGGCGCGCTATTGTTTGCATCGGCGATTAGCCTACTTTTACTTGTAACGGTGGTAGATAGCCACCAAGCAGTGTATGCGGTGATTGGGGTCTTGCTTTTGGTCATGTTTTACATGTATGAAAAAAAGCAACCGTCTCCGCTCGTTCCGCTATCGTTAGTGCACCATCAGACGTTAAAATGGATAAATATTAACGGGTTTATTGGCTGTATGGCGCTATTTGGCACTGCAAGCTACATCCCGCTTTTTTTACAGCAAATTGCCCACAAATCGGTGCTTGTCAGCGGGGTCGTTCTTCTCGGCATGTCTATCGGCTGGATGATTGTCGCTGTTCCGGCAGGAAAATGGATTTTAAAGTACGGCTATCGCCGATTGATGATTATTGGAAACGTATTGCTCGTTTTATGTGGCATATTGCTTGCTCTTTTAGAGCAAGAAAGCAGTTTTTTTTATATATTTATCGCCATGCTCATTCAAGGATTGTCATTCGGATTAACATCGACCGTTGGTGTGATTGGCTCGCAACAGCTAGCACATACGCATGAAAAAGGAATTGCAACGTCGTTTTTTATGTTTTGCCGAAATGTTGGTACTGCGGTCGGTGTCACGATTATGGGAGCGTTTTTAACGAAGGCATCTGATATAATGACCGGCATTCATCACTTATTTTTATTTGGTTTTGTCGGTAGTATCGCGGCGGCAGTGACTTCCTTTTTTATTTATGAAATGTCATCGAATGACCGGAATCATATTATGAAAAGGGAAATGGTTTAA
- the mutS gene encoding DNA mismatch repair protein MutS codes for MATYTPMIQQYLDIKAQYQDAFLFFRLGDFYEMFFDDAIKAAHELEITLTSRDGGTEERIPMCGVPYHSAQGYIEQLIQKGYKVAICEQVEDPKTAKGVVRREVVQLITPGTVMEGKQLSDKENNYLATITSFADGTYGFAYADLSTGESRVTLLSSMEEVWNELYATGAREVVVASHFAEELHQKGKERADFTISLEDDTTTNFLPDIARPLVDEKAKVTFARLFHYLVKTQKRSLDHLQPVQLYEIHQYMKLDVYSKRNLELTETIRTKGRNGSLLWLLDETMTAMGGRLLKQWIDRPLLQREKIERRLQLVETLLMYYFERQELRNLLRHVYDLERLAGRVAFGNVNARDLIQLKKSLQQVPAIRAVVEQLDNDNAKQLARSIDPCSELVELLENAIDDNPPLSVKEGGVIKDGYDDMLDRFRDASRNGKTWIAQLEQKERELTGIKSLKIGYNRVFGYYIEVTKANLHLLPEGRYERKQTLANAERFVTQELKEKEALILEAEEKSMELEYALFVSIREQVKQFIPRLQQLAKIISELDVLQCFATVSEENRYTKPRFSDNRELVVKNGRHPVVEKVLGAQRYVPNDCLMNAEREVLLITGPNMSGKSTYMRQIALTAILAQIGCFVPADEAVLPIFDQVFTRIGAADDLVSGQSTFMVEMLEARNAIVHATPRSLILFDEIGRGTSTYDGMALAQAMIEYVHDKIGAKTLFSTHYHELTVLEQSLAKLKNVHVSAIEENGKVVFLHKIEDGPADKSYGIHVAQLAELPPELIARAKEILAELEQPVYSERSLQKTAFEQLSMFVEEETPKEPPLSKKEKQALAALKSLNLLEMTPLQALNQLYEIQKLLK; via the coding sequence ATGGCTACGTACACGCCAATGATTCAACAATATTTAGACATTAAGGCACAATACCAAGATGCCTTTTTATTTTTTCGCCTCGGCGATTTTTACGAAATGTTTTTTGATGACGCCATTAAAGCTGCTCATGAACTAGAGATTACGCTAACAAGCCGTGATGGAGGCACGGAAGAACGCATTCCGATGTGCGGCGTACCGTACCATTCTGCGCAAGGATATATTGAACAACTCATTCAAAAAGGATATAAAGTCGCTATTTGCGAGCAAGTGGAGGACCCGAAAACCGCCAAAGGGGTCGTGCGACGCGAAGTCGTTCAACTCATTACCCCAGGAACGGTGATGGAAGGGAAGCAGCTTTCGGATAAAGAAAACAACTATTTAGCTACGATAACATCGTTTGCTGATGGCACATACGGCTTTGCGTATGCTGATTTATCTACCGGGGAAAGCCGCGTGACACTCCTTTCATCGATGGAGGAAGTATGGAATGAATTATATGCAACAGGGGCGCGTGAAGTGGTCGTTGCTTCTCATTTCGCTGAAGAGCTACATCAAAAAGGAAAAGAGCGAGCTGATTTTACGATTTCTCTTGAAGACGATACAACAACGAATTTCCTGCCAGACATCGCACGTCCGTTAGTAGACGAAAAAGCGAAAGTAACGTTTGCTCGCTTATTTCACTATTTAGTAAAAACGCAAAAACGAAGCCTTGACCATTTGCAGCCTGTGCAACTGTACGAAATACATCAATATATGAAACTAGACGTTTATTCTAAGCGAAACCTTGAATTAACGGAAACGATTCGGACGAAAGGACGGAATGGTTCGCTTTTATGGCTGCTCGATGAAACAATGACTGCGATGGGAGGTCGCTTATTAAAACAGTGGATTGACCGGCCGCTATTGCAACGTGAGAAAATCGAGCGACGGTTACAGCTAGTCGAGACGTTACTTATGTATTATTTTGAGCGGCAAGAATTGCGCAATTTGCTTCGCCACGTCTATGATTTAGAGCGATTAGCTGGTCGTGTTGCATTCGGCAACGTTAACGCCCGCGACTTAATTCAACTAAAAAAATCGCTTCAACAAGTGCCGGCAATTCGAGCAGTCGTGGAGCAATTAGACAATGACAACGCAAAACAGCTTGCTCGCTCCATTGACCCGTGCAGCGAGCTAGTCGAGCTGTTAGAAAACGCGATTGATGACAATCCGCCACTTTCAGTGAAAGAAGGCGGCGTTATTAAAGACGGATATGACGACATGCTCGATCGATTCCGTGATGCGAGCCGAAACGGCAAAACATGGATTGCCCAACTCGAACAGAAAGAACGGGAGCTAACGGGCATTAAATCATTAAAAATCGGCTACAACCGCGTGTTTGGCTACTATATCGAAGTGACGAAAGCGAATTTGCACTTATTGCCGGAAGGACGATATGAACGCAAGCAGACGTTAGCGAACGCCGAACGGTTTGTCACACAAGAATTAAAAGAAAAAGAAGCGCTTATTTTAGAAGCGGAAGAAAAAAGCATGGAATTGGAGTATGCGTTGTTTGTGTCCATTCGCGAACAAGTAAAACAATTCATCCCACGCTTGCAGCAATTAGCGAAAATCATTAGCGAACTAGACGTATTGCAATGTTTTGCGACCGTAAGCGAAGAAAACCGCTATACAAAACCACGTTTTTCCGATAATCGGGAATTGGTGGTGAAAAATGGACGCCATCCGGTCGTCGAAAAAGTGCTCGGGGCACAAAGATATGTCCCAAACGACTGCTTGATGAATGCCGAACGGGAAGTATTGCTTATTACAGGACCGAATATGTCGGGGAAAAGCACATACATGCGTCAAATTGCCCTAACCGCTATTTTAGCGCAAATCGGTTGTTTCGTTCCAGCAGATGAAGCGGTATTGCCGATTTTTGACCAAGTGTTTACCCGCATTGGCGCTGCGGACGATTTAGTATCGGGGCAAAGCACGTTTATGGTCGAAATGTTAGAAGCGCGGAACGCCATCGTTCACGCCACCCCTCGCAGCCTTATTTTATTTGATGAAATCGGGCGCGGCACATCGACATATGACGGCATGGCGCTAGCGCAAGCGATGATTGAATACGTTCATGATAAAATTGGAGCCAAAACGCTCTTTAGCACACATTACCACGAACTAACGGTGCTAGAGCAGTCGCTTGCAAAATTAAAAAACGTGCATGTGAGCGCGATTGAAGAAAATGGGAAAGTCGTCTTTCTCCATAAAATTGAAGACGGACCAGCGGATAAAAGCTATGGCATTCACGTTGCACAATTGGCGGAGCTTCCGCCGGAATTAATCGCGCGGGCGAAAGAAATTTTAGCTGAACTTGAACAGCCGGTATATAGCGAACGCTCGCTTCAGAAAACGGCGTTTGAACAACTAAGCATGTTTGTCGAAGAAGAAACGCCGAAAGAACCACCGCTTTCGAAAAAAGAAAAGCAGGCGCTCGCAGCCTTAAAATCATTAAACTTATTAGAAATGACCCCATTGCAAGCACTAAATCAATTATACGAAATTCAAAAGTTGCTGAAGTAA
- the mutL gene encoding DNA mismatch repair endonuclease MutL, which produces MGKIRKLDDHLSNKIAAGEVVERPASVVKELVENAIDANSTVIEIELEEAGLAKIRIIDNGDGMEEEDCLLAFERHATSKIKDEHDLFRIRTLGFRGEALPSIASVAEVEMKTSTGNSPGTLVLLKGGQLVKHERTSSRKGTEITVSHLFYNTPARLKYMKTVHTELGHVTDVVNRLALAHPSISFRLRHHGKTLLATNGNGDVRHVLAAIYGIEVAKKMIPIQAQSLDFTIKGYISLPEVTRASRSYISTIVNGRYVRNMPLMKAVEAGYHTLLPIGRYPIVLLSIEMDPLLVDVNVHPAKLEVRFSKEAELNQLVETAIRQALQTQPLIPEVTVKRREAPKAEQRAFSLEHVVKESTVIPQTPPISWRKEQERPQEPLEAADEKVLLKTNEKKWRTPLMDEVAEVNEGQRVEESERKKERIPPLYPIGQLHGTYILAQNENGLYIIDQHAAQERIKYEYFREKVANVTNDVQQLLVPLTFHYPKNEYLLIDAHRELLAQCGVFLEPFGQHTFIVREHPVWFPKGEEAAIIEEMIEQVLTMKKVDIGQLREKAAIVMSCKQSIKANHHLRQEEMFVLLESLRNATDPFTCPHGRPIILHFSTYELEKMFKRVM; this is translated from the coding sequence GTGGGGAAAATTCGCAAACTCGATGACCATCTATCGAATAAAATTGCCGCGGGAGAAGTCGTCGAGCGTCCCGCCTCGGTCGTCAAAGAGCTTGTCGAAAACGCGATTGACGCCAATAGTACAGTCATTGAAATCGAATTGGAAGAAGCAGGGCTAGCGAAAATTCGCATCATTGATAACGGCGATGGAATGGAAGAAGAAGACTGCCTGCTCGCGTTTGAGCGACATGCGACAAGCAAAATTAAAGACGAACACGATTTATTTCGCATTCGTACGCTCGGTTTTCGTGGCGAGGCGCTACCGAGCATCGCTTCCGTTGCCGAAGTAGAAATGAAAACGAGCACAGGCAACAGCCCAGGGACGCTTGTTTTGTTAAAAGGTGGTCAACTCGTCAAACACGAGCGGACAAGCAGTCGAAAGGGAACGGAAATAACGGTCTCTCATCTTTTTTACAACACACCTGCAAGATTAAAATATATGAAAACCGTTCATACGGAACTTGGTCACGTCACCGATGTTGTCAACCGGTTGGCGTTAGCCCATCCTTCTATTTCGTTTCGTTTGCGCCACCATGGCAAAACGTTGCTTGCGACAAACGGAAACGGCGACGTTCGCCACGTATTAGCGGCGATCTATGGAATCGAAGTCGCGAAAAAAATGATCCCGATTCAAGCGCAATCGCTTGATTTTACGATTAAAGGATACATTTCGCTGCCAGAAGTGACGCGCGCCTCGCGCAGCTATATCTCGACCATTGTCAACGGTCGTTATGTACGAAACATGCCGCTAATGAAAGCAGTGGAGGCTGGGTATCATACGCTTTTGCCCATTGGACGCTACCCGATTGTTCTCCTTTCGATCGAGATGGATCCGTTGTTAGTCGACGTAAACGTTCATCCAGCGAAATTAGAAGTACGTTTTAGCAAAGAAGCGGAGTTGAACCAGTTGGTGGAAACGGCAATCCGGCAAGCGTTGCAGACGCAACCGTTAATTCCGGAAGTGACGGTAAAGCGACGAGAAGCTCCGAAAGCCGAACAGCGCGCGTTTTCGTTGGAACATGTCGTGAAAGAATCGACTGTCATACCGCAAACACCGCCTATTAGTTGGCGCAAAGAACAGGAACGACCGCAAGAACCACTAGAAGCAGCGGATGAGAAAGTGTTATTAAAGACAAACGAAAAAAAATGGCGCACACCACTAATGGACGAAGTAGCGGAGGTGAATGAAGGGCAGCGAGTAGAGGAAAGTGAACGTAAAAAAGAGCGCATCCCACCACTTTATCCGATCGGCCAGTTGCACGGCACATATATTTTAGCGCAAAACGAAAATGGACTATATATTATCGACCAACACGCCGCGCAAGAACGGATTAAATACGAATATTTCCGCGAAAAGGTGGCGAACGTCACGAACGACGTGCAGCAGCTGCTCGTCCCGCTTACGTTCCATTATCCAAAAAACGAGTATTTGCTTATCGACGCGCATCGTGAATTATTAGCGCAATGTGGCGTGTTTTTAGAACCGTTTGGTCAGCATACGTTTATTGTGCGCGAACATCCTGTGTGGTTTCCAAAAGGGGAAGAAGCGGCAATTATTGAGGAAATGATTGAGCAAGTGTTGACGATGAAAAAAGTCGATATCGGACAGTTGCGTGAAAAAGCGGCGATTGTCATGAGTTGCAAACAATCGATTAAAGCAAACCATCATTTGCGCCAAGAGGAAATGTTTGTGTTACTAGAGTCGCTTCGTAATGCGACTGACCCGTTTACTTGTCCGCACGGCCGCCCAATTATTCTTCATTTTTCGACGTATGAATTAGAAAAAATGTTTAAGCGGGTCATGTAG
- the miaA gene encoding tRNA (adenosine(37)-N6)-dimethylallyltransferase MiaA has translation MREKLVVLIGPTAVGKTKMSVELAKRLDAEIISGDSMQIYRGMDIGTAKITPTEMQGIPHHLIDIKDPEDSFSVAEFQQLVRPLIREITRRGKLPMIVGGTGLYIQSVLYDYQFTDAPSDEVYRQKLRKFVEENGEMELFGMLKAVDEESAARIHPRNVRRVIRALEIYHCTGKTMSEWQKTQTSELLYDAAIIGLTMEREQLYRRINERVEQMIDNGLFDEVKALYDRGLRDCQSIQAIGYKELYSYFGGTISLEEAIEQLKQNSRRYAKRQLTWFRNKLPVCWFDMTDPTKFDQTRDEILQYIEGKLYRKKNI, from the coding sequence ATGAGAGAAAAGCTCGTTGTGCTCATCGGACCTACGGCGGTAGGGAAAACGAAGATGAGCGTCGAACTGGCGAAGCGCCTTGATGCAGAAATTATTAGTGGCGACTCGATGCAAATTTATCGAGGGATGGATATCGGTACAGCGAAAATTACACCTACCGAAATGCAAGGAATCCCGCACCATTTAATTGATATTAAAGACCCGGAAGACTCTTTTTCAGTGGCTGAATTTCAACAGCTCGTCCGGCCATTGATTCGTGAGATTACAAGGCGTGGGAAGCTTCCGATGATCGTTGGAGGAACGGGGCTTTATATTCAGTCTGTTCTTTACGATTATCAGTTTACTGACGCTCCTTCCGATGAAGTATACCGCCAAAAGTTACGCAAGTTCGTAGAAGAAAATGGAGAGATGGAATTGTTTGGCATGTTGAAAGCAGTAGACGAAGAAAGTGCCGCACGCATTCATCCGCGCAATGTCCGGCGCGTCATTCGAGCGTTAGAAATTTATCATTGTACAGGAAAAACAATGAGCGAATGGCAGAAAACACAGACGTCCGAACTTCTTTATGATGCCGCTATTATCGGATTGACGATGGAACGAGAGCAGCTATATCGCCGCATTAATGAGCGGGTCGAACAAATGATAGACAATGGGCTGTTTGACGAAGTAAAAGCGCTCTATGACCGTGGACTAAGAGATTGTCAATCGATTCAAGCGATCGGCTATAAAGAGTTATATTCGTATTTCGGTGGAACAATTTCGCTTGAAGAAGCCATTGAGCAGTTGAAACAAAACTCGCGTCGCTACGCCAAGCGGCAACTGACGTGGTTTCGCAACAAACTGCCTGTTTGCTGGTTTGATATGACCGATCCAACAAAGTTCGATCAGACGCGAGACGAAATTTTACAATACATAGAAGGAAAGCTGTACCGAAAGAAGAATATATAA
- the spoVK gene encoding stage V sporulation protein K codes for MSEVTMNKAKGQINIVLNAKTMNHAIKEERSDGINFEQHSILRDIQKELDQLIGLENVKKIVKEIYAWLYIDKMRKENGLKSNKQALHMIFKGNPGTGKTTVARLLGKLFVQMNVLSKGHFIEAERADLVGEYIGHTANKTRDLIKKARGGILFIDEAYSLARGGEKDFGKEAIDTLVKGMEDYCEDLVVILAGYPAEMDYFLSLNPGLPSRFPLMIEFPDYTVDELVNIAKQMVREREYELTKEAERKLYYHLEELLERREKKFSNGRYIRNVIEKAIRKQAVRLLHEGRYDKKELTLIRDRDLVIGS; via the coding sequence TTGTCGGAAGTAACGATGAACAAAGCAAAAGGACAAATTAACATCGTGTTAAACGCCAAAACGATGAATCATGCAATCAAAGAAGAACGAAGCGACGGCATTAATTTTGAACAGCATAGCATTTTGCGCGACATTCAAAAAGAGCTCGATCAATTAATCGGGCTAGAAAACGTCAAAAAAATTGTAAAGGAAATTTACGCATGGCTCTACATTGACAAAATGAGAAAAGAAAATGGCTTGAAATCGAACAAACAAGCGCTTCATATGATTTTTAAAGGCAATCCAGGCACAGGAAAAACAACGGTTGCTCGCTTATTAGGGAAATTATTTGTCCAAATGAACGTCTTATCGAAAGGTCATTTTATTGAAGCAGAACGGGCGGATTTAGTCGGTGAATACATCGGCCATACCGCTAATAAAACGCGCGACTTAATTAAAAAGGCGCGCGGTGGGATTTTATTTATTGACGAAGCGTATTCGCTTGCACGCGGCGGAGAAAAAGATTTTGGCAAAGAAGCAATTGATACGTTAGTCAAAGGGATGGAAGACTATTGCGAGGATTTAGTCGTGATTTTAGCAGGATATCCAGCAGAAATGGACTACTTTTTGTCGTTAAACCCAGGGCTGCCGTCTCGCTTTCCACTCATGATTGAATTTCCAGATTATACGGTCGATGAACTAGTGAACATTGCCAAACAAATGGTACGGGAGCGCGAATACGAACTGACGAAAGAGGCGGAGCGAAAGCTGTATTATCATCTCGAAGAATTGCTTGAAAGACGAGAAAAAAAATTTAGCAACGGTCGATATATTCGCAATGTCATTGAAAAGGCAATCCGCAAGCAAGCTGTTCGCCTTCTACATGAAGGACGTTATGATAAAAAAGAATTAACACTTATTCGTGACCGCGATTTAGTCATTGGTTCGTGA
- the hfq gene encoding RNA chaperone Hfq, translating to MKTSINIQDQFLNQLRKDGTQVTVFLLNGFQLRGLIKGFDNFTVLLEVQGKQQLIYKHAISTFAPEKNVQLEMQ from the coding sequence ATGAAAACATCAATCAACATTCAAGACCAATTTTTAAATCAACTACGCAAAGACGGCACACAAGTAACGGTATTTTTGTTAAACGGCTTTCAGCTTCGTGGCTTAATCAAAGGGTTTGACAATTTCACTGTGCTTTTAGAAGTGCAAGGAAAGCAACAACTCATTTATAAGCACGCGATTTCCACGTTTGCGCCGGAAAAAAACGTTCAGTTAGAGATGCAATAA